The Deinococcus roseus genome contains a region encoding:
- the thrS gene encoding threonine--tRNA ligase yields the protein MHVVLPDGKKLEFDHNATGLDVAAAIGPRLAQDAVAVKVQGELKDLLSPLENGAEVSIVTKKNIEEIPGFFRHTLAHVMAQAVREFYAARGHDAQSIKMGVGPAIDNGFYYDYDLPEPLRAEDLPEIEKIMNDIITRDLKLTRKEVTRAEALQEFGYDPYKVELIQDLPEDEVLTFYVQDGFTDLCRGPHVPRTGVIPRHFKLMSTSGAYWRGSEKNPMMQRIYGVAFATKQELDNYLHMLEEAKRRDHRKIGKDLELFFTSEVIGPGLPLWLPNGATIRRELERFIVDLELRQGYQHVYTPQMAKTELYKISGHWDHYQEDMFPVMKIDQEELVLRPMNCPHHIQVYRHTQRSYRDLPIKIAELGTMYRFEQSGELTGLSRVRSMTLNDAHIFVRPDQIQTEFKKVVELVQDVYEILGFKEYKWRLSLRDPADSEKYFQDDEMWNSAESQLRQALDDMGLEYYESPGDAAFYGPKLDVQVKSALGKDETISTVQLDFLLPQKFELEYVNEESGRSRPVMIHRGIISTMERMTAFLIENCAGDFPFWLAPEQVRVVPIADRHLEYAQQVEAELRKFDLRAKVDDGGERMNAKIRNAELRKVPFVLIVGDQEAEKQELSVRERHKGERKNVPLAELVQELAGRYRNRTL from the coding sequence ATGCACGTTGTGCTGCCGGATGGAAAGAAACTGGAATTTGACCACAATGCCACGGGTCTGGATGTGGCTGCTGCCATTGGTCCCAGGCTGGCCCAGGATGCTGTTGCTGTAAAAGTGCAGGGCGAACTGAAAGACCTGCTCTCCCCTCTAGAGAATGGTGCAGAGGTCAGCATCGTCACCAAGAAGAACATCGAGGAGATCCCTGGGTTCTTCCGTCACACGCTGGCCCACGTGATGGCCCAGGCCGTGCGCGAGTTTTATGCTGCACGGGGCCACGACGCCCAGAGCATCAAGATGGGTGTGGGGCCTGCCATCGACAACGGCTTTTACTACGACTACGACCTTCCCGAGCCGCTCAGGGCAGAAGACCTCCCCGAGATCGAGAAGATCATGAACGACATCATCACCCGTGACCTGAAACTGACCCGCAAGGAAGTGACCCGTGCGGAAGCGTTGCAGGAATTCGGGTATGACCCTTACAAGGTGGAACTGATTCAGGACCTTCCTGAAGATGAAGTGCTGACCTTCTATGTGCAAGACGGCTTCACGGACCTGTGCCGTGGCCCCCATGTGCCCAGAACCGGAGTGATTCCCCGTCACTTCAAACTGATGTCCACCAGCGGAGCCTACTGGCGCGGCAGCGAGAAGAACCCCATGATGCAGCGCATTTACGGGGTGGCCTTTGCAACGAAGCAGGAACTGGACAATTACCTGCACATGCTGGAAGAAGCCAAGCGCCGCGACCACCGCAAGATCGGCAAGGACCTGGAGCTGTTCTTCACCAGTGAGGTGATTGGCCCCGGTCTGCCCCTGTGGCTGCCCAATGGTGCCACCATCCGCCGTGAACTGGAACGCTTCATTGTGGACCTGGAGCTGCGCCAGGGTTACCAGCACGTGTACACCCCCCAGATGGCCAAAACCGAGCTTTACAAGATCTCCGGTCACTGGGACCACTACCAGGAGGACATGTTCCCGGTGATGAAAATCGACCAGGAAGAACTGGTGCTGCGCCCCATGAACTGCCCCCACCACATCCAGGTCTACAGGCACACCCAGCGCTCCTACCGGGACCTCCCCATCAAGATTGCCGAGCTGGGCACCATGTACCGCTTCGAGCAATCCGGAGAGCTGACCGGCCTGAGCCGGGTGCGCTCCATGACCCTCAACGACGCCCACATCTTCGTGCGCCCCGACCAGATCCAGACCGAATTCAAAAAAGTGGTGGAACTGGTCCAGGACGTGTACGAAATTCTGGGCTTCAAAGAGTACAAATGGCGTCTGTCCCTGCGCGACCCCGCAGACAGCGAGAAATACTTCCAGGACGATGAAATGTGGAACAGTGCCGAATCCCAGCTTCGTCAGGCCCTCGACGACATGGGCCTTGAGTACTACGAGTCTCCTGGCGACGCTGCCTTCTACGGTCCCAAACTGGACGTGCAGGTGAAGAGTGCCCTCGGGAAAGACGAAACCATCTCGACGGTGCAACTGGACTTCCTGCTGCCCCAGAAATTCGAGCTGGAATACGTCAACGAGGAATCGGGCCGCTCCAGACCCGTGATGATCCACCGGGGCATCATCTCCACCATGGAACGCATGACCGCCTTCCTGATCGAGAACTGCGCCGGAGATTTCCCCTTCTGGCTGGCCCCCGAGCAGGTGCGCGTGGTGCCCATTGCAGACCGTCACCTCGAATACGCCCAGCAGGTGGAAGCCGAACTGCGCAAGTTTGATCTGCGTGCAAAAGTAGATGACGGCGGCGAACGCATGAACGCCAAAATCCGCAACGCAGAACTGCGCAAAGTGCCTTTCGTGCTGATCGTGGGCGACCAGGAAGCCGAAAAGCAGGAACTCAGCGTGCGTGAACGCCACAAGGGCGAACGCAAGAACGTTCCTCTGGCCGAACTGGTGCAGGAACTGGCCGGACGGTACAGGAACCGGACGCTGTAA
- a CDS encoding PadR family transcriptional regulator has product MALPHAILGFLSLEPMTGYDLKTQCFDRSVRYFWSADQAQIYRTLDKLQQEGHIQSELEIQEGKPNRKVYHLTPSGQAVLLAWLKEPQDLPVFKEPFLMQLYFSSGLSNEEILKHIQYQKQQHETRLSEYFAIRDQFEEVLDRHPQDPMHRAHQLQFLTLKFGIQLEELYLKWLDDAAQVIEGPQEH; this is encoded by the coding sequence ATGGCATTGCCCCACGCAATACTTGGATTTTTGAGCCTGGAACCCATGACAGGCTACGACCTGAAGACCCAGTGCTTTGACCGCAGTGTCAGGTACTTCTGGAGCGCCGATCAGGCCCAGATTTACCGCACCCTGGACAAACTGCAGCAAGAAGGCCACATCCAGAGCGAACTGGAAATCCAGGAAGGCAAACCCAACCGCAAGGTGTACCACCTCACCCCCAGCGGACAGGCGGTGTTGCTGGCATGGCTGAAAGAACCCCAGGATTTGCCGGTCTTCAAAGAACCCTTTCTGATGCAGCTTTATTTCTCCTCAGGGCTTTCCAATGAAGAAATCCTCAAGCACATTCAGTATCAGAAGCAACAGCATGAAACGCGCCTGAGCGAGTATTTTGCCATCAGGGATCAGTTTGAAGAGGTGCTGGACAGGCACCCTCAGGATCCCATGCACCGTGCCCATCAATTGCAGTTCCTCACCCTGAAGTTCGGGATTCAGCTGGAAGAACTTTACCTGAAGTGGCTGGATGATGCTGCGCAGGTGATCGAGGGTCCGCAGGAGCACTGA
- a CDS encoding DUF2905 domain-containing protein yields the protein MGKTLILLGLILVVVGVLWVYFPKALTWFGHLPGDIRFKSGNATVFFPITSMILVSVVLSLLARLFGGSR from the coding sequence ATGGGCAAAACACTGATTCTTTTGGGGTTGATTCTGGTGGTTGTGGGGGTGCTGTGGGTGTATTTCCCAAAAGCCCTCACCTGGTTTGGTCACTTGCCGGGTGACATCCGCTTCAAAAGTGGCAATGCAACAGTGTTTTTCCCCATCACCAGTATGATTCTGGTCAGTGTGGTGCTGAGTTTGCTCGCCCGACTGTTCGGAGGTTCAAGATGA
- a CDS encoding YbaN family protein, whose product MSVKQAPAWLRPLWIVAGFVCVGLGFVGFYTPGMPGTVFFVLAAACFARSSPRFYTWLLNLPVAGPLLRDFQAGLGMPHKAKVLAIGMIVLSCAVSSVLVYGRILKRTGNSQYALLIAACIAGLGLVGIWYISLKVPTREKVMAN is encoded by the coding sequence ATGTCGGTGAAACAGGCCCCTGCATGGCTGCGTCCGTTGTGGATTGTGGCAGGCTTTGTTTGCGTTGGACTGGGTTTTGTGGGTTTCTACACTCCCGGGATGCCCGGAACGGTGTTTTTTGTGCTGGCAGCCGCCTGTTTTGCCCGCAGCAGCCCCAGATTTTACACCTGGTTGCTGAACCTGCCCGTGGCAGGACCCCTGCTCAGGGATTTTCAGGCTGGCCTTGGGATGCCCCACAAAGCCAAAGTGCTGGCCATCGGCATGATTGTGCTGTCCTGTGCGGTCAGCAGTGTGCTGGTTTACGGCAGGATCTTAAAACGCACGGGCAACAGCCAATATGCCCTGCTGATTGCTGCCTGCATTGCAGGACTGGGACTGGTGGGCATCTGGTACATCTCTCTGAAGGTGCCCACCAGAGAAAAAGTCATGGCGAACTGA
- a CDS encoding tyrosine-type recombinase/integrase encodes MILEELWQHHQNHLKLKKRSEYTRHYYRSTLVSLRKYQKAGEDNLPDEVERITVMHLRGFLMWLEEEQELNAGGIHAHGRALRGVFHWAFKEELISKDPVKRLELPSVPKERMPAVQPAQLKKLVEASKTAEHPLRDKAILLVLFDTGIRLGEITGLKIEDVLMDRGMLRVVGKGNKERFVPIGGSAMLAINRYMQRERKPAHAGIRQLFLGRGGIPLDRTGVALALEKLAKKIGLERKDCTPHTFRRGFAVQFLRNGGNLFALQQILGHTTLDMTRRYVGYLDDDIKDIHVRNSPVDLL; translated from the coding sequence ATGATTTTAGAAGAGTTGTGGCAGCACCACCAGAACCACCTGAAGCTCAAGAAGCGCTCCGAGTACACCCGGCACTACTACCGGTCGACCCTGGTTTCCCTGCGTAAGTACCAGAAGGCCGGGGAGGACAACCTCCCAGACGAAGTGGAACGCATCACCGTGATGCACCTGCGGGGCTTCCTGATGTGGCTCGAAGAAGAGCAGGAACTCAACGCTGGCGGTATTCATGCCCATGGTCGTGCATTGAGGGGGGTGTTCCATTGGGCCTTCAAGGAAGAGCTCATCTCCAAAGACCCGGTGAAGCGCCTGGAGCTGCCCAGCGTGCCCAAGGAGCGCATGCCTGCCGTGCAACCTGCCCAGCTCAAAAAGCTCGTGGAGGCCAGCAAGACCGCCGAGCATCCTCTGCGGGACAAGGCCATCTTGCTGGTGTTGTTCGACACCGGCATTCGCCTCGGTGAAATCACTGGCCTGAAAATCGAAGACGTGCTGATGGACCGGGGCATGCTGCGGGTGGTGGGCAAAGGCAACAAGGAACGCTTCGTGCCCATCGGAGGGAGCGCCATGCTCGCCATCAACCGCTACATGCAGCGGGAGCGCAAGCCTGCCCATGCTGGCATTCGGCAGCTGTTCCTGGGACGGGGTGGCATTCCTCTGGACCGCACCGGGGTGGCCCTGGCGCTGGAGAAGCTGGCCAAGAAGATTGGGCTCGAAAGAAAGGACTGCACGCCCCACACCTTCCGGCGGGGCTTTGCAGTGCAGTTCCTTCGGAACGGTGGGAACCTGTTCGCCTTGCAGCAGATTCTGGGCCACACCACGCTCGACATGACCCGGCGCTACGTGGGCTACCTCGACGACGACATCAAGGACATTCATGTGCGCAACAGCCCGGTGGACCTCCTGTGA
- a CDS encoding GNAT family N-acetyltransferase, with the protein MPEIRVLSAADAPIYREVRLNALTHDPNAFLVDPDQYRQVPLETIEGQLSSELNGKFTLGAFLDGGLVGMCTFIRETHPKIRHKGKVVAVYVAPAARGQGMARSLMETLIARVRSYGDVEQIQLGVSHTQIAAQQLYTSLGFVVFGLEKKAIKQNGQYLDEEWRVLEL; encoded by the coding sequence ATGCCTGAGATTCGTGTGCTTTCTGCTGCCGATGCCCCCATTTACCGTGAAGTGCGTTTAAATGCCCTCACCCATGACCCGAATGCGTTTCTGGTGGATCCAGACCAGTACAGGCAAGTTCCACTGGAAACCATCGAAGGCCAGCTTTCCAGCGAACTGAACGGGAAATTCACCCTGGGGGCTTTTCTGGATGGAGGGCTGGTAGGCATGTGCACGTTCATTCGGGAAACCCACCCCAAGATTCGCCACAAGGGGAAAGTGGTGGCCGTGTATGTGGCCCCTGCAGCCAGAGGTCAGGGCATGGCCAGAAGCCTGATGGAAACCCTGATTGCACGGGTAAGAAGCTATGGAGATGTGGAGCAGATCCAGCTGGGGGTCAGCCACACCCAGATTGCAGCCCAGCAGCTTTACACCAGCCTGGGATTTGTGGTGTTTGGTCTTGAAAAGAAAGCCATCAAGCAAAACGGTCAATACCTGGATGAAGAATGGCGGGTGCTGGAGCTCTAA
- a CDS encoding type II CAAX prenyl endopeptidase Rce1 family protein: MLQPLRDWWHFIKRPQFEPQPVSQINRTFLILLVFQCLLSVLSLLIPSTLIPNFEKLADDNSVLKMIEESGWFWTILGAAFLEEVIFRLPVGPYHSRFLIPSGLLLLLLGWAFKALFWMQVVMAFGMGIFVLGILGLHYEYRDMLRDVWRKIFPVVFYLFAFVFALVHLSNYETGLKSLNLPTMLLLVIPQFLAGLMFGYVRVRMGFLNGVALHAAYNAVFLVPLVGFSSP, encoded by the coding sequence ATGCTGCAACCCCTGCGCGACTGGTGGCATTTCATCAAGCGTCCCCAGTTTGAACCCCAACCCGTTTCCCAGATCAACCGAACTTTTTTGATCCTGCTGGTTTTCCAGTGTTTGCTGTCTGTGCTGAGCCTGCTCATTCCCAGCACCCTGATTCCCAACTTTGAGAAGCTGGCAGATGACAATTCGGTGCTCAAGATGATTGAGGAATCCGGCTGGTTCTGGACCATTCTGGGTGCAGCTTTCCTGGAGGAGGTCATTTTCAGGCTTCCTGTGGGGCCTTACCATTCCCGGTTTCTGATTCCCAGTGGCCTCTTGCTGCTTCTGCTGGGCTGGGCTTTCAAAGCCCTGTTCTGGATGCAGGTGGTGATGGCTTTTGGAATGGGGATTTTTGTGCTGGGCATTCTGGGCTTGCATTACGAGTACAGGGACATGCTCAGGGATGTGTGGAGAAAAATTTTCCCTGTGGTGTTTTACCTGTTTGCTTTCGTGTTTGCGCTGGTGCACCTGAGCAATTACGAAACAGGCCTGAAGTCCCTGAATCTGCCGACCATGCTGCTGCTGGTCATCCCACAGTTTCTGGCCGGACTGATGTTCGGGTATGTGCGTGTGCGCATGGGGTTTTTAAATGGCGTGGCCCTGCACGCTGCGTACAACGCCGTTTTTCTGGTGCCTCTGGTGGGCTTCAGTTCGCCATGA
- a CDS encoding AAA family ATPase, which yields MTDPHQQWMDWTDFKNAYEQLKDEPNKLKKTMTGTVGYRVLGVLRRAAERLNLGPSGLQVDTQPKGLVIGLGSQKAPEYGIWFAEALLSPVHSSWGAKGIREWGYYLQEGLNFWLSVYRAQPREVFRVALQHPEVFEQFINLLYSLPQDFSPVLMMNADITTDKELKRQFPEAEWVKHANPFKHTPITPENHERIRGILQAYARKRGKSTLMAIDLAISSEHLQQSEPHLESLTEKALLHLNTLAVFITEKSAEFEEEAARLQLEAPPVADPEEAVPTEEEEVPPAPETISLAETVRQQEASEPPSALAQEILRIFGYTRNIMLFGPPGTGKTHVISQVKKHLLHHMPLQVEAPVVSSTAPQSNALRDRLLALPRWQVLALTMYLSNFDQNNPVNIADLVQLSPLKEYEEKRKISSLYGTLYTTFLERAVGADGEALKYPSTPKLFYSPGKGLWTLTEEGKGWVRGNLSSFLPGASSLSSMPEAALSLASELYTPPFDIDERFCFTTLHQAFSYEEFIEGFRPVEASGDNPGGFALQDGVFKSFSNKARRELEEAQKAGREALKFLLVLDESNRANLAKVLGELITLLEDDKRIGTKNPHQVTLPYSKSSFGVPSNLYLLATMNTADRSIALLDVALRRRFTFIECMPDPEVLSTDVDFEDISISLKTLLTEMNLRITGLLDRDHQIGHAYLTSVSGPEELQYTWYYKVIPLLQEYFYNDGAKLHGLIGGDFILLDKDAAGDGFGFSGRTRQSYTVNTKLRHPEALPDFMVSLSKLVARWRPHPKGTGAATTEIPEEGPEILEA from the coding sequence ATGACCGACCCGCATCAACAATGGATGGACTGGACTGACTTCAAAAACGCCTATGAGCAGCTCAAAGACGAACCCAACAAGCTCAAGAAAACCATGACAGGCACGGTCGGTTACCGTGTTCTGGGTGTGCTCAGACGGGCAGCAGAAAGGTTGAATCTGGGTCCAAGTGGCCTGCAAGTGGACACCCAGCCCAAAGGGCTCGTCATTGGACTGGGAAGCCAAAAGGCACCTGAATATGGCATCTGGTTTGCAGAAGCGCTCCTCAGTCCTGTTCACAGCAGCTGGGGGGCCAAGGGAATCCGCGAATGGGGTTACTACTTGCAAGAAGGCCTCAACTTCTGGCTGAGCGTCTACCGCGCCCAACCCAGAGAGGTCTTCCGTGTTGCGCTGCAACACCCAGAGGTGTTTGAGCAGTTCATCAACCTGCTGTACAGCCTACCGCAGGATTTTTCACCCGTCCTGATGATGAACGCAGACATCACCACCGACAAAGAACTGAAAAGGCAATTTCCTGAAGCGGAATGGGTCAAACACGCCAACCCCTTCAAGCACACCCCCATCACCCCAGAGAACCATGAACGCATCCGGGGCATCTTGCAGGCTTACGCACGCAAGCGCGGCAAATCCACCCTGATGGCCATTGACCTGGCCATCAGCAGTGAACACCTGCAGCAATCCGAGCCTCACCTGGAATCTTTGACGGAGAAAGCCCTGCTGCACCTGAACACTCTGGCGGTATTCATTACCGAAAAGAGCGCCGAGTTTGAAGAAGAAGCCGCCCGCCTTCAACTGGAAGCTCCACCTGTTGCAGACCCAGAAGAAGCGGTCCCAACCGAAGAAGAAGAAGTTCCTCCTGCTCCTGAAACTATCTCACTTGCTGAGACCGTGCGGCAACAGGAAGCATCTGAACCGCCCTCTGCTCTGGCACAGGAAATCCTGCGAATTTTTGGCTATACCCGCAACATCATGCTGTTTGGGCCTCCAGGAACTGGCAAAACGCATGTCATCAGTCAGGTGAAGAAGCATCTGCTGCACCACATGCCACTTCAGGTGGAGGCTCCTGTGGTGTCTTCAACCGCCCCTCAAAGCAACGCCTTGCGGGACAGGCTGCTGGCTTTGCCCCGCTGGCAGGTGCTGGCATTGACCATGTATTTGAGCAACTTTGACCAGAACAACCCGGTCAACATTGCGGACCTGGTGCAACTCAGCCCCCTCAAAGAGTACGAGGAAAAACGCAAAATCAGCAGCCTGTACGGCACCCTCTACACCACCTTTCTGGAGCGGGCAGTGGGGGCTGATGGGGAAGCACTCAAATACCCATCCACACCCAAACTGTTCTATTCACCTGGCAAAGGTCTGTGGACCCTGACTGAAGAGGGCAAAGGGTGGGTGCGGGGCAACCTCAGCAGCTTCCTGCCGGGTGCTTCATCCCTCAGTTCAATGCCAGAAGCCGCTTTAAGCCTTGCCAGTGAGCTTTACACCCCACCTTTTGATATCGACGAGCGCTTCTGCTTCACCACCTTGCATCAGGCCTTCTCCTACGAAGAATTCATTGAAGGCTTCCGCCCTGTGGAAGCTTCCGGGGACAACCCTGGTGGTTTCGCCTTGCAAGACGGTGTATTCAAGTCCTTCAGCAACAAAGCCAGACGCGAGCTGGAAGAGGCCCAGAAGGCAGGTCGTGAAGCACTGAAGTTCCTGCTGGTCCTGGACGAAAGCAACCGGGCCAATCTGGCGAAGGTGCTGGGCGAGCTCATCACCTTGCTTGAAGACGACAAACGCATCGGGACCAAAAACCCGCACCAAGTGACCCTGCCGTACTCCAAGAGCAGCTTCGGTGTGCCTTCCAACCTGTACCTGCTGGCCACCATGAACACCGCTGACCGCAGCATCGCCCTCTTGGACGTGGCCTTGCGCAGGCGCTTCACCTTCATTGAGTGCATGCCCGACCCGGAGGTGCTCTCCACCGACGTGGATTTCGAGGACATCAGCATCAGCCTCAAAACCCTCCTCACCGAAATGAACCTCCGCATCACCGGCCTGCTGGACCGCGACCACCAGATTGGTCACGCCTACCTCACCTCGGTGAGCGGCCCGGAAGAGCTGCAGTACACCTGGTACTACAAAGTCATTCCCCTCCTGCAAGAGTACTTCTACAACGACGGAGCCAAGCTGCACGGGCTGATAGGCGGCGACTTCATCCTCCTCGACAAAGACGCTGCAGGAGACGGCTTTGGGTTCTCCGGACGTACCCGGCAGTCCTACACCGTCAACACCAAACTCCGGCACCCAGAAGCACTCCCCGACTTCATGGTGAGCCTCAGCAAACTGGTTGCACGCTGGAGACCACATCCGAAGGGTACCGGGGCAGCAACCACCGAAATCCCAGAAGAAGGTCCTGAGATTCTGGAAGCCTGA
- a CDS encoding McrC family protein encodes MLKEREGISLTPDFLPLETLFEHQQVPLNRLLKGMVPEETLLAAIEELGIRLGNQDAFALHHHKGQLMLSVSQFVGVVDLPGVRLQILPKIHRSNGTSAAEREAKLSLLALMEYAYQLPLKPLGFTELLKDTSLDWFEVLSRIYATTLHYEYQQGSIRNYQSIEESTSHIKGKILLSESLKYPARRHQLTVQYELLSSDNLFNQTFRHVTHLLLGQCRTASTRQVLHELLDWMDADEVQAVPITLHQVQHLELSRLHDRFQMPWMLARLFLENQTLDLLSGDAKAFSFLFDMNRLFETFLTAFLTEHWTDICPEALQGTRVRAQGQEHRKHLAERAAIGAKGPYTQKIFALKPDVLFSTEKAVQLIMDLKYKPLSPRERKLGVQQADMYQMLAYAVRHGCPHILLMYPKNDSMDGDLRERFIIPTASKETTGDVSITVSSVDLSQYRSRRDTPRLIRELKDIFHFATHQGAP; translated from the coding sequence ATGCTCAAAGAACGAGAAGGCATCTCCCTCACCCCCGACTTCCTGCCCCTCGAAACTTTGTTCGAGCATCAACAGGTGCCGTTGAACCGTCTGTTGAAGGGAATGGTGCCTGAAGAAACCCTGCTGGCCGCCATTGAAGAATTGGGCATCCGGCTGGGCAACCAGGATGCTTTTGCCCTCCATCACCACAAAGGCCAATTGATGCTCTCCGTGAGCCAGTTTGTAGGAGTGGTGGACCTGCCAGGTGTCAGGCTGCAAATCCTGCCCAAAATTCACCGGTCCAATGGCACATCTGCTGCAGAACGGGAAGCCAAACTCAGCCTGCTGGCCCTGATGGAATACGCCTACCAATTGCCCTTGAAGCCACTGGGCTTCACGGAGCTGCTGAAAGACACAAGCCTGGACTGGTTCGAGGTCCTATCCCGCATTTACGCAACCACCCTGCATTACGAATACCAGCAAGGGTCAATCCGCAACTATCAGAGCATTGAGGAAAGCACCAGCCACATCAAAGGTAAAATCCTGCTGTCGGAGTCTTTGAAATATCCTGCCAGACGACATCAACTCACTGTGCAGTACGAACTCCTCAGCAGCGACAACCTGTTCAATCAGACTTTTCGGCATGTCACTCACCTCTTGCTGGGTCAGTGCAGAACCGCAAGCACCCGGCAGGTGCTGCATGAGCTGCTGGACTGGATGGATGCCGACGAAGTCCAGGCCGTCCCCATCACCCTGCATCAGGTGCAACACCTGGAACTCAGCCGCCTCCATGACCGCTTCCAGATGCCGTGGATGCTCGCCCGGCTGTTCCTGGAAAACCAGACGCTGGATTTGCTCTCTGGAGACGCAAAAGCATTCTCGTTCCTGTTTGACATGAACCGTCTCTTTGAAACGTTCTTGACCGCCTTCCTCACCGAGCACTGGACGGACATCTGCCCAGAAGCCCTGCAGGGCACCAGGGTAAGAGCACAGGGCCAAGAGCACCGTAAGCATCTGGCAGAGCGAGCCGCCATTGGAGCCAAAGGGCCATACACCCAGAAAATCTTCGCCCTGAAGCCTGACGTGCTGTTCTCCACCGAAAAAGCCGTGCAGCTCATCATGGACTTGAAGTACAAGCCTCTGAGTCCCAGAGAACGCAAACTCGGCGTGCAGCAAGCCGACATGTACCAGATGCTGGCCTACGCGGTGCGTCACGGCTGCCCCCACATCCTGCTGATGTACCCCAAAAACGACAGCATGGATGGAGATTTGAGGGAGCGCTTCATCATCCCCACTGCCTCAAAGGAAACCACAGGAGACGTTTCCATCACGGTCTCATCGGTGGACCTCAGCCAGTACCGTTCCAGACGGGACACTCCCAGACTCATCCGTGAACTCAAAGACATTTTTCACTTCGCCACACATCAAGGAGCACCATGA
- a CDS encoding glutaredoxin family protein produces MIKMYTTSWCPDCHVTKAVLQKKGIPYEEINIEAVAGAADYVMKVNGGKRSVPTLEYNGMAESMSRFSREKLDTYLKRVGLQ; encoded by the coding sequence ATGATCAAAATGTACACCACGTCCTGGTGCCCGGATTGCCATGTCACCAAGGCCGTGCTGCAAAAGAAAGGCATTCCTTACGAGGAAATCAACATCGAAGCTGTTGCAGGTGCCGCAGACTACGTGATGAAAGTCAATGGTGGCAAACGCAGCGTGCCCACCCTGGAATACAACGGCATGGCCGAATCCATGAGCCGTTTCTCCAGAGAAAAACTGGACACCTACCTGAAAAGGGTTGGATTGCAATAG
- a CDS encoding DUF4188 domain-containing protein — protein MVYKDRITTEITEPITVFLIGMRVNKLLPLSRWLKVARAMPPMIETLMKHPDKGMLHGESFFRLGPLTTILVSYWKSPEHLENFARNPNDPHLKAWQEFYKLVGTDGSVGIWHETYVIQPDQVESVYANMPMFGLVGATKNAIPAKGHRSTFRKRLLSRETVKN, from the coding sequence ATGGTGTACAAAGACCGTATCACCACCGAAATCACCGAACCCATCACCGTTTTCCTGATCGGCATGCGGGTCAACAAACTGCTGCCCCTCTCCAGATGGCTGAAAGTGGCCCGTGCCATGCCCCCCATGATCGAAACACTCATGAAGCACCCCGACAAAGGCATGCTGCATGGAGAGAGCTTCTTCCGGCTTGGTCCCCTCACCACCATTCTGGTCAGTTACTGGAAAAGCCCAGAGCACCTGGAAAACTTTGCCCGCAATCCCAACGATCCCCACCTCAAAGCCTGGCAGGAGTTCTACAAACTGGTGGGGACAGATGGCAGTGTGGGCATCTGGCACGAAACCTACGTGATCCAGCCGGACCAGGTGGAATCTGTTTATGCCAACATGCCCATGTTCGGATTGGTGGGGGCCACCAAAAATGCCATTCCAGCCAAAGGGCACCGCAGCACCTTCAGGAAGCGCCTGCTGTCCAGAGAGACTGTAAAAAACTGA
- a CDS encoding GNAT family N-acetyltransferase, whose product MITVRKLMPDDFDAIWPMLEEMKHIDSKEQVEARFRMYCFKDEWFLLGAELNGKMIGYTAGQDYGTDFRSGDTHRECKMHDLFVFPEFRRQGAGKALVEAAKEWARSRSVRYFYWYASKGAIPFYEKLGVTGVENSHPDHPYFEVDFHA is encoded by the coding sequence ATGATCACTGTGCGCAAATTGATGCCTGATGATTTTGATGCCATCTGGCCCATGCTGGAAGAAATGAAACACATCGATTCCAAGGAACAGGTGGAAGCCCGTTTTCGAATGTATTGCTTTAAAGACGAATGGTTCCTGCTGGGTGCAGAGCTGAATGGGAAAATGATCGGATACACAGCAGGGCAGGATTATGGAACAGATTTCCGTTCAGGAGACACCCACCGGGAATGCAAGATGCACGACCTCTTTGTTTTTCCCGAATTTCGCAGACAGGGGGCAGGAAAAGCCCTGGTGGAAGCGGCAAAAGAATGGGCCAGGTCCCGTTCAGTGCGGTATTTTTACTGGTATGCCAGCAAGGGGGCCATCCCTTTCTACGAAAAGCTGGGGGTGACCGGAGTCGAGAACTCCCACCCCGATCATCCTTATTTTGAGGTGGATTTCCATGCCTGA